In a single window of the Natronorubrum halophilum genome:
- a CDS encoding DUF2267 domain-containing protein, whose protein sequence is MQYGTFIGEVQHRAQLDSREAGLSVSRATLTTLSERIQPGEAENLGAQFPDELGRFLEEVDDIERFGSDEFVERVADREEIGDDDPADAAFHAQVVIDVVEQAVTEGALEDIRDQLPEDEGYGDLFEIAEQDGSPA, encoded by the coding sequence ATGCAGTATGGCACTTTCATCGGCGAGGTCCAACACCGAGCACAGCTCGACTCCCGAGAGGCTGGGCTGAGTGTCTCCCGCGCTACGCTGACCACGCTCTCCGAGCGGATCCAGCCCGGTGAAGCCGAGAACCTGGGAGCCCAATTCCCCGACGAACTCGGTCGATTTCTCGAGGAGGTCGACGACATCGAGCGGTTCGGGTCCGACGAGTTCGTCGAGCGCGTCGCCGACCGCGAGGAGATCGGCGACGACGATCCGGCCGACGCCGCCTTCCACGCACAGGTCGTCATCGACGTAGTCGAGCAAGCGGTTACCGAGGGCGCACTCGAGGATATCAGGGATCAACTGCCCGAAGACGAAGGCTACGGAGACCTCTTCGAGATCGCAGAACAGGACGGAAGCCCCGCGTAA